The DNA window AAAAGCAAATTTACGAACTGTCTCTGTCACATCAAACTGTCTGCATGCTGTTGCTGAAGGATTATTGACATTCACTTTATGATTGATACTACTCGTAAATAAGTAAGTATCAGCATTCATTTTCTCAGGCCAAACTCTGTATACGGAAATAAAAAGCTTAAAATAGTTGTATCAGTATTATTCCCTAATTCCCTATTATAACCCTAATGTTAGCAtcgtgaaaaacaaaaacaaacaacaacaaaagttgaAGCATCAATTATGATAAACATTCAAGACATCCAAAAGAAGAAATGTGATTAATTGATCTTGAATATTTCAGGGCCAAAACATTTTACCAGGAAAGCAGTTTGGGGAAAATGTgagtttatgttttatatttaagttaCATCTTAAATCTGAAAGTCATTTTTTACACACTGTTTTGTAACAGCGTCGAATGAAAGTAGTGTAtaattctctttctctctctctctctctctctctctctctctctctctatatatatatatatatatatatatatattcatttttgagAGCAAGtaaaaaccaaaatgtttttCTCCAAAGTGTCAGAAACAACATGGCAAACCCAAATGGCCTGCCGAAGGACTTCAAAACTGCTCTTCTGGTCTTATACATATTCATCTTTATCTTTGGGACTCTGAATGTTGTACTAATGTCCTGTATGCTACAGTCTCAAAGGCATCTCTCTTTCACCAAAGTGTCTGTGATCAATCTGATAGCAGTGCACTCCTTTTTCCTTCTCACGGTGCCTTTTCGCATTTACTATTATGCTTCTAACACAGGCTGGCCTCTGGGCAGTGATTTCTGTAAATTTGTCAGTCTAATGATCCATGCCCACATATATCTTGCATTCATCTTCTATGTCTCCCTTCTAATTGTGCGTTATGTGGAGCTCTCTAATCAGCGGCACAAGCTAGAGTTTCATCGCACCCTTCATGCCACGATTGCAAGCGCAACCGTCTGGTTGATCATATGTGGCTCTGTGTTCCCAACTATTTCTAACTACGGAAATAATCAGAataacagagacaaacacactgaTTCAACTCCGTGCTTTCATTTCCGTAAGGCTCTGGACGATCATAGAGTGAAGACATTAAACTATGTTCTTTGTACACTAGTAATACTGGTTTGGAGTGTGCTAGCATTTTTCCAAGTTTATTTTCTAATCAAAGTGATTAAGGCATTTGGAAAGGCCACATGTCAACGTCAAGAGTTCTGGGCACAATTAAAAAATTCTGTTTTCCTGTTGGTCGTGTTTTTTAGTTTTGTGCCTTATCAAGGATTCAGAGTATATTATGTGAGTGTATATGACAATACCACAGGAATACCAAATACCACAGAAATACCAAATACCAAAGAAATACGGAGTACTGAAGAAATTCATCATATAAATGAAGTATTTCTTGCTGTCACTGCTTTCAGCTGCTTTGATATGATTGTTTTTGCTGGTAGAGATGTATGCAAACTTATAAATTCAAGGGGATGGTTTAACTGTTTATAGCATCTATATTGTATATGGTTTTTGATATTGTGAATtggtttccattttaaatttttttatgcttttgcgCCTTATAAGCTAATAACAATTTTTCTGCATGACAGAATGTTTGGAAATAAcctggtgtttttttgtttacaatgcattaaataatttacagtatttacatCGGATggatttaaattacatatttggtCTTTATTACTTTGGTTTTTATtccttttcaaataaaatgtttccacATTTATTTTTACGTGTAAAGACATAGCATGCACATGCAGATATATTTTGCAGGAAAATGTTcaaaatgcatacagtatgtttaTTTCTATAATGATATTATCTGTTGTTTActtataaaaacttttttgtttatttttatctggaACAAAACTGTCAAACCACCAGTGATACAGCTAATTCAGTGACTGATAAGCTGTGGGTATGAATTTATCATGACATCAGTAGTGTTAATTATAAAGTTTACAACAGACCCATCACTGCCAACAGAAAGACTTTTtaagctgtcacacacacacacacaaaatgctatTCAAAACAAGTCATTTCAAAGCAATGCAAACAGTTAAATAACTTCTTTTTATACTAATTTCTGCAAagggagaatatatatatatttttctttttaatttatcacCATGTAGAGGTGCTGAAATTATCCTCGATTGGCTTTTAcaaagaattgtgaaatatttactttACTTCAGAACTGCTTCATGCTAACAGTTAACCTGACTTATTTTATGGTATCAGCATTTCTTTCTCTTACCTTTATACTCTTCCTTTTTTATTGCAAGTATAAACCACTAACTTCAACAATTTAGTACAACATTGGATGACATTATGGATACAGAAATAATATAAgaagacagaaaaaataatcaaaataaataagaatacataaattaaaaaaaaaaaaatcagatcttTGTACAGTTTCAGTAATTTGACAATTTTTTGGTATTAATATTTTCTAGTGTTATAATTA is part of the Carassius auratus strain Wakin chromosome 27, ASM336829v1, whole genome shotgun sequence genome and encodes:
- the LOC113045957 gene encoding probable G-protein coupled receptor 141, translating into MANPNGLPKDFKTALLVLYIFIFIFGTLNVVLMSCMLQSQRHLSFTKVSVINLIAVHSFFLLTVPFRIYYYASNTGWPLGSDFCKFVSLMIHAHIYLAFIFYVSLLIVRYVELSNQRHKLEFHRTLHATIASATVWLIICGSVFPTISNYGNNQNNRDKHTDSTPCFHFRKALDDHRVKTLNYVLCTLVILVWSVLAFFQVYFLIKVIKAFGKATCQRQEFWAQLKNSVFLLVVFFSFVPYQGFRVYYVSVYDNTTGIPNTTEIPNTKEIRSTEEIHHINEVFLAVTAFSCFDMIVFAGRDVCKLINSRGWFNCL